Part of the Roseomonas sp. OT10 genome, GCACCGAACCACCCCAGACGAGGAGCTGCCGCCATGGCCCATCACAACCCGATGCATCAGGACCTGATCCGCACCGCGCTCGACTGCCATCAGGAATGCCTGACCTGCGTGGACCACTGCCTGACCCTGGGCGGCCGCCACGCCGAGGCCGGGCACGTCCGCGCGATGCTGGACTGCGCCCAGATCTGCGTGACCATCGCCGACTTCCTGGCGCGAGGCTCCCGCCACGGGAAGCACCTGGCCGGCGAGTGTGCCGAGATCTGCGACGCCTGCGCGACGTCCTGCGGCGAACACCCGGACGCGGATGCCCACATGAAGCAGTGCGCCGAGACCTGCCGCCGCTGCGCCGAGGCATGCCGCGCCCTGACTCACTGATCCGCACGGGGGGGGCGGGGCAGCGGGGGACGGCGGGCCCCCGAGGCCCGGGCCCCGCCGTCATTCGATGCGATAGTGCAATCACAGGTTGGAGAGTTTTCGCCTCTCCATCCATACGGTGGGCCTCCGCGGCAGCCCAGCCATGCTACGCCGCTCGCATGCGAGTCGCGGCGACCCTCCTGGTGGCTTCCCTGAGCTTGCCTGCCTGGATCGAGACACCGGCCCGGGCCCAGCCGGCGCCACCTGCCCCCGAGGCGCCGGGACCGCTGCGCCCCGTCCCCTTCGACGCCATCCCCGGCTGGGACTCCGACCGGACGGCCGAGATCCTGCCCCTGCTGCTGGCCAGTTGCCGCGCCTTCGCCGCCTCCTCACCCGGCCGCAGCCTGGGCGGCAGCGGCGAGGTCGCCGAGCGCGGCGGCTCGCCCGAGGACTGGCAGGAGGCCTGCGCCGCCGCCGCGCGGCTGCCGGCCCTGCTGCCGCGGATGCCGCGCAATCCGGGGCGCGGCCGGGCGGCGGAACGGGCGCGGGCGGCGGTGCTGGTCCAGCGCAACGAGGCGGTGCGCAGCTTCCTGGAGGAGCGCTTCGTCGCCCATGCCGCCGGCGAAGGG contains:
- a CDS encoding four-helix bundle copper-binding protein, yielding MAHHNPMHQDLIRTALDCHQECLTCVDHCLTLGGRHAEAGHVRAMLDCAQICVTIADFLARGSRHGKHLAGECAEICDACATSCGEHPDADAHMKQCAETCRRCAEACRALTH